In Tsuneonella dongtanensis, a single window of DNA contains:
- a CDS encoding methyltransferase domain-containing protein, whose protein sequence is MLQQRSGAADWLADALVEDALERIEFMRLEPDRALVLGTGAGELGKMLERKGVRVTVAEPGSLDLEAPYPVGGFGLIASLGALDTVNDLPGALIHQRNALGPGGVMIANLVGAGSLPRLRAALLAADGERPAARLHPAVDARSGAALLQRAGFSRQVADSWTLRLRFGSLDTLVADLRTQGLTSALADVTPPVTKAGLERARTAFLDDADRHGRVVETLEILTLTGWRD, encoded by the coding sequence ATGCTCCAGCAGCGCAGCGGAGCGGCGGACTGGCTCGCCGATGCGCTGGTCGAGGACGCGCTCGAGCGGATCGAGTTCATGCGGCTCGAACCGGATCGCGCCCTCGTCCTGGGGACCGGCGCCGGCGAACTCGGCAAGATGCTCGAGCGAAAGGGAGTCCGCGTGACGGTGGCGGAGCCGGGTTCGCTCGACCTGGAAGCGCCCTACCCCGTCGGCGGCTTCGGACTGATTGCCAGCCTCGGCGCGCTCGACACGGTGAACGACCTTCCCGGAGCACTGATCCACCAGCGCAACGCGCTGGGCCCGGGCGGCGTGATGATCGCCAACCTCGTCGGCGCGGGGAGCTTGCCGCGGCTGCGCGCTGCCCTGCTCGCCGCCGATGGCGAACGCCCCGCGGCGCGGCTGCATCCGGCGGTCGATGCCCGCTCGGGTGCCGCCCTGCTCCAGCGCGCGGGTTTCTCGCGGCAGGTCGCCGACAGCTGGACGCTCCGCCTGCGCTTTGGCTCGCTCGATACGCTCGTCGCCGATTTGCGCACCCAAGGGCTGACAAGTGCCCTGGCGGATGTCACTCCGCCAGTCACCAAGGCCGGGCTCGAGCGCGCCCGCACGGCGTTTCTCGATGATGCCGACCGGCACGGCCGGGTCGTGGAAACTCTCGAAATCCTGACGCTTACCGGTTGGAGGGATTAG
- a CDS encoding helix-turn-helix transcriptional regulator, giving the protein MQNRLKVLRAERNWSQAELAGRLDVSRQAVNAIETGKHDPSLGLAFRIARLFSLPIEEIFDEHD; this is encoded by the coding sequence ATGCAGAACCGGCTCAAGGTCCTGCGCGCCGAGCGCAACTGGAGCCAGGCCGAATTGGCGGGGCGTCTCGACGTTTCGCGCCAGGCCGTGAATGCAATCGAGACGGGCAAGCACGACCCTTCGCTCGGACTCGCCTTTCGGATCGCACGCCTGTTCTCGTTGCCGATCGAGGAGATTTTCGATGAGCATGACTGA
- a CDS encoding ComF family protein — MSVAGTLREGIAPLVDLVYPPRCPLCGAAIGAQTGLCAACWSELRIPGEPSCARCRRPFGEIDPGEGAVCGPCIADPPRHDGIAAGTLYGEGSRKLVLAFKHGRRIALAPMLARLIVARLPKLEGEWIVVPVPLHRWRLWTRGFNQAALLGREVAAMTGATLIVDGLMRTKRTPALGGLGRKARKRTLSGAITVDPRRAESLKGAQVILVDDVLTSGATSDACVAALKRAGAAKVVVACFARVLDEVDGSRAINETPGAETPGAP, encoded by the coding sequence GTGAGCGTGGCCGGGACCTTGCGCGAGGGAATCGCCCCGCTGGTCGACCTCGTATACCCTCCGCGATGTCCGTTGTGCGGTGCGGCCATCGGTGCCCAGACCGGACTCTGCGCCGCGTGCTGGAGCGAGTTGCGCATACCGGGTGAGCCTTCCTGCGCGCGGTGCCGCCGCCCTTTCGGCGAAATCGACCCCGGTGAGGGCGCGGTCTGCGGGCCATGCATCGCCGACCCGCCGCGCCACGACGGGATCGCCGCGGGAACGCTTTATGGCGAGGGGTCGCGCAAGCTGGTGCTTGCATTCAAGCACGGTCGGCGGATCGCGCTGGCGCCGATGCTGGCGCGGCTGATCGTCGCCCGCCTGCCGAAGCTCGAAGGCGAGTGGATCGTCGTCCCGGTTCCGCTGCATCGCTGGAGGCTGTGGACGCGCGGGTTCAACCAGGCTGCCTTGTTGGGAAGGGAGGTCGCGGCGATGACCGGGGCGACACTGATCGTCGACGGCCTCATGCGGACGAAACGAACGCCGGCGCTGGGCGGTCTCGGCCGCAAGGCGCGCAAGAGGACACTCTCGGGTGCCATAACCGTCGATCCGCGACGCGCCGAAAGCCTAAAGGGTGCGCAGGTCATCCTTGTCGACGACGTGCTTACCAGCGGCGCGACGAGCGACGCATGTGTAGCGGCGCTCAAGCGGGCGGGCGCGGCAAAGGTGGTGGTGGCGTGCTTCGCCCGGGTGCTCGACGAAGTAGACGGGTCCCGGGCCATAAACGAAACGCCCGGGGCCGAGACCCCGGGCGCACCGTGA
- a CDS encoding glycine--tRNA ligase subunit beta, whose translation MAGEVPGVVAVSGADFLLELLSEEIPARMQAGARADLERLFRAEMDAAGVAVGEVTVWSTPRRLALVAKGLPEATEAVSEEAKGPPEGAPDAAIDGFCRKAGVTRESLELRDVKGRNTYFAVIDKPGRATREVLAEVIPAIVRAFPWPKSMRWGEASLSTESLRWIRPLSGIVALLGDEVVECEVHGMRAGRETAGHRFQKIRKRDPKSRNFGLPIEIFKDKNPTVLNENGMIEIDNAGEYERRLFDAQVIVNQGLREDEIRWGAKAAANGASLTLVEDEGLVIENAGLTEWPVPLLGRFDEAFLDVPPEVIQLTARTNQKYFVCNDSAGKLANAFVCTANIEAADGGAAIVDGNRKVLAARLSDARFFWEQDRKTSLEDHAKKLERITFHEKLGTVADKVERVAKLARWLVEEGIILPGTGRGTASEARGGGAPAAGETSQGSANPLVPLHHPADGPPPPVGEDRAALADLAEQAARLAKADLVTEMVGEFPELQGLMGGYYARAEGLPDAVADAIRDHYKPVGQGDEVPTAPVTVAVSLADKLDTAISMFAVDELPTGSKDPFALRRAFLGVSSLIDMNELRVPLEQVVSMIGEMLFERFAVATTPYQVTDPWFAFQHDFTFDESDPKLDTYFSDLPFDHEGFVPPSSEKEAEGRSEYFLVAREKTRARVMSFVSDRLKVQQREAGVRHDLIDAVFALGGEDDLVRLLARVHALQAFMGTEDGANLLAGYKRAANILKKEDWQPAETRIPDNADEDPMENVDDPQMRAIYAARSAEKKTLSYTPEPEEKALIDALDAAEPRAAAAIGTEDFAAAMAALASLRAPIDRFFDSVTVNDADPARRAARLDLLARFRAAVHNVADFSRIEG comes from the coding sequence ATGGCAGGCGAAGTACCCGGAGTGGTCGCTGTGAGCGGCGCCGACTTCCTCCTCGAACTCCTCTCCGAGGAAATTCCGGCGCGGATGCAGGCCGGCGCGCGCGCCGATCTCGAGCGGCTGTTCCGTGCCGAGATGGACGCGGCTGGCGTCGCGGTGGGCGAGGTCACGGTGTGGTCGACGCCGCGCCGTCTCGCGCTGGTCGCGAAGGGTCTGCCGGAGGCGACCGAGGCGGTCAGCGAGGAAGCCAAGGGCCCGCCCGAAGGCGCGCCCGATGCCGCCATCGACGGGTTCTGCCGCAAGGCGGGCGTGACCCGCGAGAGCCTCGAATTGCGCGACGTGAAGGGTCGCAACACGTATTTCGCGGTGATCGACAAGCCGGGCCGCGCCACGCGCGAAGTTCTGGCAGAGGTGATCCCGGCGATCGTCCGGGCGTTCCCGTGGCCCAAGTCGATGCGCTGGGGCGAAGCCTCGCTGTCGACCGAGAGCCTGCGCTGGATACGCCCGCTGTCGGGCATCGTCGCTCTGCTCGGGGACGAGGTCGTAGAGTGCGAAGTTCATGGGATGAGAGCTGGTCGCGAAACCGCGGGCCATCGCTTCCAGAAAATCCGCAAGCGCGATCCGAAGTCCCGCAATTTTGGACTGCCGATCGAGATATTCAAAGACAAGAACCCGACCGTCCTGAATGAAAATGGGATGATCGAAATCGACAATGCTGGCGAGTACGAGCGTAGGCTGTTCGACGCGCAAGTGATCGTAAATCAGGGACTACGCGAAGACGAGATCAGGTGGGGCGCTAAGGCTGCTGCGAATGGTGCCAGCCTCACGCTGGTCGAGGACGAGGGGCTGGTGATCGAGAACGCCGGCCTCACCGAATGGCCGGTGCCGCTGCTCGGCCGCTTCGATGAGGCCTTCCTCGACGTCCCGCCCGAGGTGATCCAGCTCACCGCGCGGACCAACCAGAAGTATTTTGTCTGCAACGACAGCGCGGGCAAGCTCGCCAACGCCTTCGTCTGCACCGCCAACATCGAGGCGGCGGACGGCGGCGCGGCGATCGTCGACGGCAACCGCAAGGTCCTCGCGGCGCGGCTATCCGATGCGCGCTTCTTCTGGGAGCAGGACCGCAAGACTTCGCTTGAGGACCACGCGAAGAAGCTGGAGCGGATCACCTTCCACGAAAAGCTCGGCACCGTCGCCGACAAGGTCGAGCGGGTGGCGAAGCTGGCCCGCTGGCTGGTCGAGGAAGGCATCATCCTCCCCGGAACGGGGAGGGGGACCGCGAGCGAAGCTCGGGGTGGAGGGGCACCCGCCGCTGGCGAGACCTCGCAAGGTTCCGCCAATCCGCTTGTGCCCCTCCACCATCCTGCGGATGGTCCCCCTCCCCCGGTGGGGGAGGATCGCGCTGCGCTAGCCGACCTCGCCGAACAGGCCGCGCGGCTCGCCAAGGCCGACCTCGTCACCGAAATGGTCGGCGAGTTCCCCGAACTGCAGGGCCTGATGGGCGGCTACTACGCCCGCGCCGAGGGCCTGCCCGACGCCGTCGCCGACGCCATCCGCGATCACTACAAGCCGGTCGGGCAGGGCGACGAGGTGCCGACCGCACCGGTGACGGTGGCGGTGAGTCTGGCGGACAAGCTGGATACCGCTATTTCCATGTTTGCTGTTGACGAATTGCCAACGGGTTCAAAAGACCCGTTTGCCTTAAGGCGGGCATTCCTCGGCGTAAGCTCGTTAATCGACATGAACGAACTTAGAGTGCCGCTCGAGCAAGTGGTAAGTATGATTGGCGAAATGTTATTCGAACGCTTCGCGGTCGCAACGACGCCTTACCAGGTCACCGACCCTTGGTTTGCATTTCAACACGATTTCACTTTCGACGAATCGGACCCGAAGCTCGACACTTATTTCTCTGATTTGCCATTTGACCACGAAGGTTTTGTTCCGCCCTCAAGTGAAAAAGAAGCAGAGGGCAGATCCGAGTACTTTCTTGTAGCCCGCGAAAAAACACGAGCACGAGTGATGTCGTTCGTAAGCGACCGCCTCAAGGTCCAGCAGCGCGAGGCGGGCGTCCGCCACGACCTGATCGACGCGGTGTTCGCGCTCGGGGGCGAGGACGACCTCGTCCGCCTGCTCGCCCGGGTCCATGCGCTGCAGGCGTTCATGGGCACCGAGGACGGCGCGAACCTGCTCGCCGGGTACAAGCGCGCGGCGAACATCCTCAAGAAAGAGGATTGGCAGCCCGCCGAAACGCGCATTCCCGACAACGCCGACGAAGACCCGATGGAAAACGTCGACGATCCGCAGATGCGCGCGATCTACGCGGCGCGGAGCGCTGAAAAGAAAACACTTTCCTACACGCCCGAACCTGAGGAAAAGGCGTTGATCGATGCGCTCGACGCGGCCGAGCCGCGCGCTGCCGCCGCCATCGGGACGGAGGATTTCGCCGCCGCGATGGCCGCGCTCGCCAGCTTGCGCGCCCCGATCGACCGGTTCTTTGACAGTGTGACGGTGAACGATGCCGACCCGGCCAGGCGGGCCGCGCGGCTGGACCTGCTGGCACGGTTCCGCGCGGCCGTGCACAATGTTGCGGATTTCTCGCGTATCGAGGGATAG
- a CDS encoding glycine--tRNA ligase subunit alpha, with product MSRDPSKSFQDMILNLHDFWSGQGCVVLQPYDMRMGAGTFHPATTLRALGPEPWNAAFVQPSRRPTDGRYGENPNRLQHYYQYQVIMKPSPANLQELYLESLGRIGIDPLKHDIRFVEDDWESPTLGAWGLGWEVWCDGMEVTQFTYFQQMGGFDCKPVAGELTYGLERLAMYIQGVDNVYDLDFNGRGTTYGDVFLENERQMSKWNFEVADTEALFDLFKKAVAECRNCLANDVPIAAYEQAIEASHVFNLLQARGVISVQERASYMGQVRDLARSSCEAYAAKMTPEWQAKYPEWSL from the coding sequence ATGAGCCGCGACCCGTCGAAATCCTTCCAGGACATGATTCTCAACCTCCACGATTTCTGGAGCGGGCAGGGGTGCGTCGTCCTCCAGCCCTACGACATGCGGATGGGGGCGGGGACGTTTCACCCGGCCACCACGCTGCGCGCGCTGGGGCCCGAGCCGTGGAACGCCGCGTTCGTCCAGCCGAGCCGCCGCCCGACCGACGGTCGCTATGGCGAAAACCCCAACCGCCTGCAGCACTATTACCAGTACCAGGTGATCATGAAGCCGAGCCCGGCGAACCTGCAGGAGCTCTACCTGGAATCGCTGGGCAGGATCGGGATCGATCCGCTGAAGCACGACATCCGTTTCGTCGAGGACGACTGGGAAAGCCCCACGCTCGGCGCGTGGGGGCTGGGCTGGGAAGTCTGGTGCGACGGGATGGAGGTGACCCAGTTCACCTATTTCCAGCAGATGGGCGGGTTCGACTGCAAGCCGGTGGCGGGCGAGCTGACCTACGGGCTTGAGCGCCTCGCGATGTACATCCAGGGCGTCGACAACGTGTACGACCTCGACTTTAACGGTCGCGGCACGACCTACGGCGACGTGTTCCTCGAGAACGAGCGCCAGATGTCGAAGTGGAACTTCGAGGTCGCCGATACCGAGGCGCTGTTCGACCTGTTCAAAAAGGCCGTGGCGGAATGCCGCAACTGCCTCGCCAACGACGTGCCCATCGCCGCCTACGAGCAGGCGATCGAGGCGAGCCATGTGTTCAACCTGCTCCAGGCGCGCGGCGTGATCAGCGTGCAGGAGCGCGCAAGCTACATGGGCCAGGTGCGCGACCTCGCGCGGTCCTCTTGCGAGGCCTACGCCGCCAAGATGACGCCCGAATGGCAGGCGAAGTACCCGGAGTGGTCGCTGTGA
- the ppdK gene encoding pyruvate, phosphate dikinase, with product MMKTVYPFGGGAPLDDPRAKDKTIVGGKGANLAEMADIGLPVPPGFTITTEECVRYLEHGGEFPESLKAAVSDAIGHIERSVGKTFGDPADPLLVSVRSGARVSMPGMMDTVLNLGLNDETVQGLAAVSGDPRFAWDSYRRFIQMYSDVVLGLDHGLFEEALEIAKEDKGLYSDTEMEADDWQALVAEYRKIAEDELGRPFPQDVHEQLWGAIRAVFDSWDSDRAKVYRRLNDIPSGWGTAVNVQAMVFGNMGDTSATGVAFTRDPATGERAYYGEWLVNAQGEDVVAGIRTPQYLTKAARERANAKPLAMEEAMPEAYAELARVFDLLEAHYRDMQDIEFTVERGKLWMLQTRSGKRTAKAALKMAVDMAGEGLIDEQTAILRVDPMALDQLLHPTLDPEAHRDVLTTGLPASPGAASGKIVLDADTAEQWVARGEKVILVRVETSPEDIHGMHAAQGILTARGGMTSHAAVVARGMGRCCVSGASAVSIDMKSRTLRIGNRDMAEGDVLTLDGSTGQVMAGEVATIEPELVGDFGTLMEWADRHRRMKVRTNAETPDDCRMAVQFGAEGIGLCRTEHMFFDARRISAVRQMILAEDERGRRKALALLLPEQRSDFAEIFRVMSGLPCTIRLLDPPLHEFLPHEDADFEELAEATGYGADHLKRRAGELHEFNPMLGHRGCRLGITYPEIYEMQARAIFEAACDVAAEGGEAPIPEVMIPLVASRRELELLRALVDRTAQDVFAEKGRTLDYLVGTMIELPRAALMAGEIAEEARFFSFGTNDLTQTTLGVSRDDAGRFLSAYVERGIFPRDPFVSLDIDGVGQLVRLAAERGRATRPDIKLGICGEHGGDPASIVFCEEVGLDYVSASPYRVPIARLAAAQAALRS from the coding sequence ATGATGAAGACGGTCTACCCATTCGGCGGCGGCGCGCCCCTCGACGATCCCCGCGCCAAGGACAAGACGATCGTCGGCGGCAAGGGCGCGAACCTGGCGGAGATGGCCGACATCGGCCTTCCCGTGCCCCCCGGCTTCACGATCACGACCGAGGAATGCGTCCGCTACCTTGAGCACGGCGGCGAGTTTCCCGAGAGCCTGAAGGCCGCGGTCTCCGATGCCATCGGCCACATCGAACGGTCGGTGGGCAAGACGTTCGGCGATCCGGCCGATCCGCTTCTGGTCTCGGTCCGCTCGGGCGCGCGGGTCTCGATGCCGGGCATGATGGACACCGTCCTCAACCTCGGCCTCAACGACGAGACGGTGCAGGGCCTCGCGGCGGTGAGCGGCGATCCCCGCTTCGCCTGGGACAGCTACCGCCGTTTCATCCAGATGTACTCCGACGTCGTCCTCGGGCTCGATCACGGGCTGTTCGAGGAAGCGCTGGAGATCGCCAAGGAGGACAAGGGCCTCTACTCCGATACCGAGATGGAGGCCGACGACTGGCAGGCCCTGGTCGCCGAATACCGCAAGATCGCCGAGGACGAACTCGGCCGACCGTTCCCGCAGGACGTGCACGAGCAGCTCTGGGGCGCGATCCGCGCGGTGTTCGATTCGTGGGATTCGGACCGGGCAAAGGTCTATCGGCGCCTGAACGATATCCCCTCCGGCTGGGGGACCGCGGTCAACGTGCAGGCGATGGTCTTCGGCAACATGGGCGACACATCGGCCACCGGCGTCGCCTTCACCCGCGACCCGGCGACCGGCGAGCGGGCCTACTACGGCGAATGGCTGGTGAACGCGCAGGGCGAGGACGTCGTCGCCGGGATCCGCACCCCGCAGTACCTCACGAAAGCCGCGCGCGAACGGGCGAACGCCAAGCCGTTAGCCATGGAAGAGGCAATGCCCGAGGCCTACGCGGAGCTCGCCCGCGTGTTCGACCTGCTCGAGGCGCACTACCGCGACATGCAGGACATCGAGTTCACCGTGGAGCGCGGCAAGCTGTGGATGCTCCAGACCCGCAGCGGCAAGCGCACCGCCAAGGCCGCGCTCAAGATGGCGGTCGACATGGCGGGCGAGGGCCTGATCGACGAGCAGACCGCGATCCTGCGGGTCGATCCGATGGCGCTCGACCAGCTCCTGCACCCGACGCTCGATCCCGAGGCGCATCGCGACGTGCTGACCACCGGGCTCCCCGCCTCGCCCGGCGCGGCCTCGGGCAAGATCGTGCTCGACGCCGACACGGCCGAACAATGGGTCGCGCGGGGCGAGAAGGTCATCCTCGTGCGGGTAGAGACCAGCCCCGAGGACATCCACGGGATGCACGCCGCGCAGGGCATCCTCACCGCGCGCGGCGGGATGACGAGCCACGCGGCCGTGGTGGCCCGCGGGATGGGCCGGTGCTGCGTCTCGGGCGCCTCTGCCGTGTCGATCGACATGAAGAGCCGCACGCTCAGGATCGGCAACCGCGACATGGCGGAAGGCGACGTGCTCACGCTCGACGGTTCGACCGGGCAGGTCATGGCGGGCGAAGTGGCGACGATCGAGCCCGAGCTGGTGGGCGACTTCGGCACGCTGATGGAGTGGGCCGATCGGCATCGCCGGATGAAGGTCCGCACCAACGCCGAAACGCCCGATGATTGCCGCATGGCGGTCCAGTTCGGTGCCGAGGGGATCGGCCTCTGCCGGACCGAGCACATGTTCTTCGACGCGCGCCGGATCAGCGCCGTGCGCCAGATGATCCTGGCCGAGGACGAACGCGGGCGGCGCAAGGCGCTGGCCCTGCTGCTGCCCGAACAGCGCTCGGACTTCGCCGAGATCTTCCGCGTGATGAGCGGGTTGCCTTGCACCATCCGGCTGCTCGACCCGCCGCTGCACGAGTTCCTGCCGCACGAGGATGCCGACTTCGAGGAGCTGGCCGAAGCGACCGGCTACGGTGCCGACCACCTCAAGCGCCGCGCTGGGGAGCTACACGAGTTCAATCCGATGCTCGGCCATCGCGGCTGCCGGCTCGGTATCACCTATCCCGAAATCTACGAGATGCAGGCGCGCGCGATCTTCGAAGCCGCGTGCGATGTCGCGGCGGAAGGCGGAGAAGCGCCGATCCCCGAAGTGATGATCCCGCTGGTCGCCAGTCGCCGCGAACTCGAGCTGCTGCGCGCGCTCGTCGACCGCACCGCGCAGGACGTCTTTGCCGAGAAGGGCCGCACGCTCGACTACCTCGTCGGGACGATGATCGAACTGCCGCGCGCCGCGCTGATGGCGGGCGAGATCGCCGAGGAGGCGCGCTTCTTCAGCTTCGGCACCAACGACCTGACGCAGACCACGCTGGGCGTCTCGCGCGACGACGCAGGGCGCTTCCTGTCGGCCTATGTCGAGCGGGGAATCTTCCCGCGCGACCCGTTCGTCAGCCTCGACATCGACGGGGTTGGCCAGCTGGTCCGGCTGGCGGCGGAGCGGGGCAGGGCGACCCGTCCGGACATCAAGCTCGGCATCTGCGGCGAGCACGGCGGCGACCCGGCGAGCATCGTGTTCTGCGAGGAAGTCGGGCTCGATTACGTGTCGGCGAGCCCCTATCGGGTGCCGATCGCAAGGCTGGCCGCGGCGCAGGCAGCGCTGCGCAGCTAG